The Clostridium sp. 'White wine YQ' genome contains a region encoding:
- a CDS encoding ATP-binding cassette domain-containing protein, whose product MKEIVISFEKYTKNIKGSTILDNINLQLEKGNIYGIIGRNGSGKSMLFKALCGLIKASEGKVKVNGKEIGKEVDFPENIGILIEHPGFLEHLSGYDNLKYLAEIQNKIDEKDIINALDLVELDYKDKRSVKKYSLGMKQRLGIAQAIMEDPEIIVLDEPMNGLDNDGVKKVRKLILELKNKNKTIILASHNSEDIQLLCDKVYEIDKGQIQN is encoded by the coding sequence ATGAAAGAGATTGTTATTAGCTTTGAAAAATACACTAAGAATATAAAGGGGTCAACTATATTAGATAATATAAATTTGCAATTAGAGAAAGGTAACATCTACGGCATTATTGGAAGAAATGGTTCTGGAAAATCAATGTTATTTAAAGCTTTATGTGGTTTAATTAAGGCATCTGAAGGTAAGGTAAAGGTTAATGGAAAAGAAATAGGAAAGGAAGTTGATTTTCCAGAGAATATTGGAATTTTAATTGAACACCCAGGATTTTTAGAGCACTTAAGTGGATATGATAACCTGAAGTATTTAGCAGAGATTCAAAATAAAATTGATGAGAAAGACATAATTAATGCCTTAGATTTAGTAGAACTAGACTATAAAGATAAAAGAAGTGTAAAAAAATATTCTCTTGGGATGAAGCAGAGATTAGGTATTGCGCAAGCTATTATGGAAGATCCTGAAATTATTGTACTTGATGAACCTATGAATGGATTAGATAATGATGGAGTGAAAAAAGTTAGAAAACTTATACTAGAATTGAAAAACAAAAATAAAACAATAATATTAGCCAGCCACAATTCTGAAGATATACAGTTATTATGTGATAAAGTTTATGAAATTGATAAAGGGCAAATACAAAATTGA